GCGTCGTACTCGGCGTCGGCGAGCGGCGACGAGTCGGCCGCGTAGTAGTCCTCGCTCGCGGAGCGGATCCGCGCGCGGAGCTCGTCGACCCGCTCGGCCGGATCGACCACCCTGCCGCTCATCGGACGGCTCCCACGACGTCGGCCGCCACGGTGCGGTCGATCGTGCACTGCCCCAGCACCCGCGTGCCGAGGTAGACGACGGCCGTCTGGCCGGGGGCGACGCCGTCGAGCGGCGAGTCGGGAGTGATCACGAGCTCCACCCTGCCATCGACCTCCGACACCACGGCCTCGGCCGGGACAGGGTCGGCGTGAGCGCGGATCTGCACGTCGCAGCGGAACGGCGTCGTCGGATCGATCGGCGCCGCACCCGCCCAGGTGAAGCGCGATCCGGCGATCTCGCCGATGCGCAGCGCCTCGCGCGGGCCCACCACGACCTCGTTGGTCTTCGGCCGCACCTCGAGGACGAAGCGCGGTCGCCCGTCGGGTGCCGGCACGCCGAGGTGCAGGCCGCGCCGCTGACCGACGGTGTAGCCGTGGGCGCCCTCGTGCGCGCCGACGACGGCGCCGTCGCGATCGACGATCGACCCCGCCTCCGGAGCGACCCGCTCCGAGAGCCAGCCGCGGGTGTCGCCGTCGGGGATGAAGCAGATGTCGTAGCTGTCGGGCTTGCTCGCGACGCTCAGGCCCCGCCGCGCCGCCTCGGCCCGCACGATCGCCTTCGACGGCGTCGAGCCGAGCGGGAACATCGAGTGCGCCAGCTGCTGAGCGGTCAGCACGCCCAGCACGTAGGACTGGTCCTTGGCCTCGTCGCTCGCCCGGTGCAGCTCGGGGGCGCCGTCGGGCCCCGTCTCGAGGGAGGCGTAGTGGCCCGTGCACACCGCGTCGAAGCCGAGGTCGAGCGCCTTCTCGAGGAGCGCCGCGAACTTGATCCGCTCATTGCAGCGCATGCAGGGGTTCGGGGTGCGTCCCGCGCTGTACTCCGCGACGAAGTCGTCGACGACATCGAGCTTGAAGCGCTCCGAGAAGTCCCAGACGTAGTACGGGATGCCGAGCACGTTCGCGGCCCGCTGGGCGTCCATCGAGTCCTCGATGGTGCAGCAGCCGCGGCTGCCGGTGCGCAGCGTCCCGGGCATCCGGCTCAGCGCCAGATGGACGCCGACGACCTCGTGGCCCGCCTCCACCGCCCGCGCTGCGGCCACCGCCGAGTCGACACCACCGCTCATCGCCGCCAGAACCTTCACCGCTCGAGTCTACGAGCGGTCGGCGGAGGCGCCCAGCCCTCCCCGCGGTCGGCCCGCGGTCAGACGGCGCGGTTCGAGAGCCCGGCCCGAGCCGCGCGGGCGTACGCCTCGGGCACGGCGGCGACGAACGCATCGACGTCGGCCTCGGACGTGGTGCGCCCGAGGGTCATCCGCAGGACTCCGCGCGCCTCGTCCTGGCTCCGGCCGAGCGCGAGCACGACGTGCGAGGGCTCGGGGATGCCCGCGGTGCAGGCCGATCCGGTCGAGACCGAGAAGCCCGCCATGTCGAGGAGGAAGAGGAGCGAGTCGCCCTGGGCCCCCGGGAAGGCGAGGTGGGCGTTGTTCGCGACGCGACGGCCGGAGTCGACGGCCGGACCGGTCAGTGTCGCGCCGGGCACCGCGTCGAGCACGCCCGCGACGAGCCGATCGCGCAGCGCGGCGAGCCGAGGAGCCTCCCGGGCCATCTCGTCGACCGCCTCCGTGACGGCCGCCGCGAACGCCGCGGCGCCCGGGACGTCCTGGGTGCCCGAGCGGACGCTCCGCTGCTGTCCCCCGCCGTGCAGGACGGGCACGACCCGGGCGTCGCGCGCCAGGAAGAGCGCACCCGTGGCGATCGGCCCGCCCACCTTGTGACCCGAGACGCTGACGGCGACGAGCCCGGAGCCCGCCCGGGAGGAGGACGCCCGACGCGCCGCGCCGATCTCGAGCGGCACGTGCCCGAGCGCGGCGACGGCGTCGAGGTGCAGCGGGACTCCGGCGCCGGCGCAGACGGCGGCGAGCTCGACGACCGGCGCGACGGTGCCGATCTCGTTGTTCACCCAGAGCGCCGAGACCAGGGCGACGGAGTCGGGGTCGCGCGCGATCGCCTCGGCGAGCGCCTCCGGTCGCAGAGTGCCCTCGTCGTCGAGGGGCAGCCACTCGAGCTGCGCGCCCTCGTGCGCGGCCAGCCACTCGACGCTGTCGATCGTGGCGTGGTGCTCGCCGCCCGGCACGAGGATGCGGGTGCGCGCCGGATCCTCCGCGACGCGCTGCCAGTAGAGGCCCTTGAGCGCGAGGTTGATCGCCTCGGTGCCGCCCGCGGTGAGCACGACCTCGATCGGCTCGCAGCCGAGGGCCGCCGCGATGCCGGCGCGGGCGTCCTCGAGCCGGCGGCGCGCCTCCTGACCCGACCCGTGGACGGAGGAGGGGTTGCCGGGATGCGCGGACGCCTCCGCGAAGGCGGCGAGAGCGCAGGCGCGGAGCGGGGTCGTCGCGGCGTGGTCGAGGTAGATCACTGCAGCCCTCCGTCCCGCGTCCTGGGCGCGGAGGTGGCCCTCGCCCCTCACTACTGTAAGTCGCATGATCTCTCGCGACCCCCTGGCCCGGCTCGGAGTCACCGTGGACGCGGAGGGCGGCGAGCTGCGGATCTGGTCGGCCCACGCGAGCGCGATCGACCTCCTCCTCTACGACGAGAAGGACCCGACCTGGGTCGCCCGCACCGTGCCGCTCGAGCGCGACGCCGAGTGCGTGTGGTCGGCGCGGTCGCCGCTGCTGACGCCGGGCCGCCGCTACGCCGTCCGCGTCGACGGACCGGCGGGTCACCGCTTCGATCCCCGCACGGCGCTGCTCGAGCCCTACTCGCGCGGTCTGCACCGCGTGGCCGAGAACGAGTGGCGCTCGGTCGTGGTCGACGACTCGTTCGACTGGGGCGCCTCCGAGAAGCCGCGGACCCCGCTCGACCGCACGGTCGTGTACGAGGCCCACGTGAAGGGCCTCACCAAGCTCAACCCGGTGCTGCCCCCGGAGCTCCGCGGCACCTACGCGGGACTCGCGCACGAGTCGACGCTCGCCTCCCTCCTCGATCTCGGCGTCACGGCGGTCGAGCTGCTGCCGGTGCACGCGTTCGTGTCGGAGCAGCGGCTCCTGCGCCAGGGGCTCACCAACTACTGGGGCTACAACACGCTGAACTTCTTCAGCCCACACGCGGCGTACGCCTCGCCGACCGCCCAGCGCGGCGGGCCGACGGCCGTGCTGCGCGAGTTCAAGGGCATGGTCAAGCTGCTGCACGAGGCGGGTCTCGAGGTGATCCTCGACGTCGTCTACAACCACACCGCCGAGGAGGGGCCGAACGGACCGCGCTCGAGCCTGCGCGGCATCGACGACCGCAGCTACTACCGCCAGAGCGACGAGGGCCACTACATCGACGTCACCGGCTGCGGCAACACGATCGACTTCGGCAACCCGGTCGCCCAGCGCCTCGTCCTCGACTCCCTCCGCTACTGGTCGGGCGAGGTGGGCATCGACGGATTCCGCCTCGACCTCGCTGCGACGCTCGGGCGCGACGAGATCGCGCACTTCCGGACCGACCACCCGCTGCTGACGGCGGCCGTCGAGGATCCGGCACTCGCCGACGTGAAGATGATCGCCGAGCCGTGGGACGTCGGCATGGGCGGCTGGCAGACCGGCAACTTCCCGGTCGGCTGGTCGGAGTGGAACGACCGCTACCGCGACCGGGTGCGCAACTTCTGGCTCTCGGACATCGACTACTCCCGTCGGGCGGGCACGGCGCCCGTCGGAGTCGGGGGCTTCGCGACCCGCCTGTCGGGCTCGTCGAACACGTTCTCGCTCGAGCGCGGCCCCCTCGCCTCCGTGAACTTCGTGACGGCGCACGACGGGTTCACCCTGGCCGATCTCGTCTCGTACAACGTCAAGCACAACATCGGCAACGGCGAGTCGAACCGCGACGGAGCCGACAACAACCGCTCCTTCAACCACGGCTTCGAGGGGCCCTCGGCCGACGAGGGCGTCACCCTGGCTCGGCGCAAGGCGATGCGCAACCTGCTCGGCACGCTCCTCCTCTCGGCGGGCGTGCCGATGATCACCGCCGGCGACGAGTTCGGCCGCAGCCAGCGCGGCAACAACAACGCCTACTGCCAGGACTCCGACCTGACGTGGCTGCGCTGGGAGGGGCTCGGCGACTGGCAGGAGCACCTCCGCGAGCACACCCGCACCCTGCTCCGCCTCCGGCGCGAGCATCCCGCCCTCCGTCCGTCCCGCTACGGCCGCGGCGGCGCAGTGACCCCGGGGGCGAGCAGCATGCGCTGGTTCGACGCGCACGGCCACGGCATGTCCGACCACGACTGGACCTCGGCCGAGAACCGGACTCTGCAGTACCTCGCCTCCTCCACTCCCGAGTTCGAGGAGTTCGACCGGATCCTGCTCGTCGTCCACGGCGTCGAGCACGAGACGAGCGTGGTGCTGGCCGAGAGCGACGGCGTCACCGGCTACACGCGGCTCTGGAACAGCGAGGAGGCCGTGCCGCTCGGGCACGGCGAGTCGTTCGAGCCGGGGCAGGTGATCCGCGTCGCGGGCACCTCGATCCAGCTCTTCGCCGCCCACGGGGAGCCGACGGCGGCCGAGACCGTGGACGGGTCGTGAGCTCGGCGCGCCAGGGGCCCGGCACCCCGGCGACCGTCGCGCTCACGGCCGCCGGGATCCCCTTCGTCGCGCGGGAGTACCGGCACGATCCCGCGGCGGCGAGCTACGGAGGCGAGGCGGCCGAGGCGCTCGGCGTCGAGCCGGAGCGGATCTTCAAGACCCTGCTGGTCGACGTGGACGGCGAGCTCGTCGTCGGGATCGTCCCCGTCACGGGGTCGCTCGGGCTCAAGGAGCTGGCGTCGGCCGTCGGCGGCAAGCGCGCGGCGATGGCCGACCCGGCGCTCGCGCAGCGGCGAACGGGCTACGTGCTCGGCGGGATCTCGCCGGTCGGGCAGAAGACGCGGCACCGGACCGTGCTCGACGAGACGGCGGAGCTGTTCGACACCGTCCTCGTCTCGGGCGGCCGGCGAGGATTCGACATCGAGCTCTCCCCCGCCGATCTCGTCGCGGCCACCGGCGCGATCCTCGCGGACATCGCGCGCTGACCCCGCACGCGAGAAGTGGCCTCCTCCGGCGGAGAGCCCGCCGTGCTGCTGCTGATCGGGTGGACCGCGGAGCGGGCGCATCGAGATCCACCGGCGTCAGAAGACCAGTCCCCGAGAGAGACCTGCTGACGCCGGTCGGTCTCGATACGCCCCGGCGGGGCTGCTCGACCAGCGGGCCGGGCGGGCGTCCCCACTCCCTCCCGAGCGCGGCCGCTCAGCCGGCGGCGGCGACCAGTCCGAGCTCGGACGAGCGTGCGAGGAGCGGGTGCTGCGGCACCACGCGGACGGTGTAGCCGAACGTCCCGCTGCGGTCGAGCGTGACCACGCCCGCGTAGGGCACGCGGCCCACCGCGTCGGCCGGCACGACGGCGCCCGCCGACTCCGCCACCTCGAGCTCCTGGAGCCGGACGTCGGTCAGCGATCCGTCCGCGGCGGCCGTGCCGTACACCACCTGGACCGTGACGTCCTCGGGGTGCAGATCGCCGAGGAGCACGCCCGCGCGCACCGCCAGCCGGTCGCCGCGCTGCGGCACCGCGTCGATGCCGCCCGACTCGACCGAGGCCACGGAGACGCCCGGCCAGCCCGCTCGGACCCGCAGCTTCCACGCCGAGAGCTCCTTCGCGGGCTCGAAGTGGTCGACGACGATCGCGCGACCGGCCGCGGCCGCCGGGCGGTACAGATCGTCGACGTACTGGCGCACCATCCGCTCCGCGGAGAGCTCGGGCGAGAGCGTCGCCAGCGTGTGCCGGATCGAGCGCACCCAGCGCCGCGGGACTCCGTCGTGGTCGCGCTCGTAGAAGCGGGGCACGACCTCGCTCTCGAGCAGCTCGTAAAGCGCGTCGGCCTCGAGGGTGTCGCGCGCCTCCGGGTCGAGGGCGCGATCGGAGGAGGGGATCGCCCAGCCGTTCTCGCCGTCGAAGTACTCGTTCCACCAGCCGTCGAGGATCGAGAGGTTGAGCGATCCGTTGAGCGCCGCCTTCATCCCGGAGGTGCCGCACGCCTCGAGCGGGCGGAGCGGGTTGTTGAGCCAGACATCGGTGCCGGGGTAGAGCAGCTGCGCCATCGCGATGTCGTAGTCGGGGAGGAAGACGATCCTCCGCCGCACGTCGGGCTCCTGGGCGAACCGCACGAGCTTCTGGATGAGCCGCTTGCCCTCCTCGTCGGCGGGGTGCGACTTGCCCGCGATCACGATCTGGATCGGGTGCTCGGGGTGGGTGAGCAGGGCGCGCAGCCGCTCGGGGTCGTGCAGCATCAGCGTGAGCCGCTTGTAGGTGGGCACGCGGCGTGCGAAGCCGATCGTCAGGACGTCGGGATCGAGCAGGTCGTCGAGCCAGGCCGGGGTGAGACCGCCCGGGTTCTGCTCGCGCCACGATCTCGCCGCGCGGACGCGGGCGTCGCGCACGAGCTGCTCGCGCATCGTGCGCCGGGCGTGCCAGATCTCGCCGTCGCTGAGCGCGCCGGACGCCCAGTCGGCCTGCGTCGTGTCCTCGGTCCCGAGGCGGTCGCGGGCCAGCGCGGTGAGCACCGGATCGGTCCAGGTGGCCGCGTGGACGCCGTTGGTGACGGAGCCGATCGGCACCTCCGCCGTGTCGAACCCGGGCCAGAGCGGCGAGAACATCGAGCGGCTCACCTCGCCGTGGAGCTTCGACACCCCGTTCGAGCGCTGGGCGAGGCGGAGGCCCATGAACGCCATGTTGAAGCGGCCGTCCGAGCCGTCCTCGGCGCCGAGGGCGAGAACGTCCTCGACCTGGACCCCGGGCAGCAGCTCGGTCGAGAAGTACTCCTCGATGAGCCCGCGGTCGAAGCGGTCGATCCCGGCGGGCACCGGGGTGTGGGTGGTGAAGACCGTGCTCGCGCGCACGACCTGCAGGGCCTGGTCGAAGTCGAGGCCGGAGCCGATGAGGCCCGAGATGCGCTCGAGGCCCTGGAAGCCCGCGTGACCCTCGTTGGTGTGGAACACCTCGGGCAGCGGCGCGCCCGACACCTCGGACCACAGCTCGAGGGCGCGGACGCCGCCGATGCCCAGCAGCAGCTCCTGGAGGAGGCGGTGCTCGCCGCCGCCGCCGTAGAGCCGGTCGGTGGTGGCCCGCAGCGAGTCCTCGTTCTCGGGGATGTCGGTGTCGAGGAGGAGGAGGGTCACGCGGCCGACCTCGGCCCGCCACACCCGCGCGTACAGCGCACGGCCGTCCGGCAGCGCGAGGACGATCCGCGCCGGAGAGCCGTCGGCCAGGCGCACGACCCGCAGCGGCAGGCCGTCGGGGTCGAGCGAGGGGTAGGACTCGAGCTGCCAGCCGTCGGCCGTGAGACCCTGCGAGAAGTAGCCCGACCGGTAGAAGAGGCCGACTCCGGTCAGCGGGATCCCGAGGTCGGAGGACGCCTTGAGGTGATCGCCCGCGAGGATGCCGAGACCGCCCGAGTACTGCGGCAGGGCGGCGGCGATGCCGAACTCGGGCGAGAAGTAGGCGATCGCCCGCGGCGCCGACTCGGGCAGCGACTGGTACCAGCGCGGCTCGGTGCGGTAGCGCTCGAGGTCGTCGCGCAGGCGCCACGCGTCGTCGACGAAGCCCTGGTCGCCGGCGAGCTCGGCGAGGCGCTCGGGGCTCACGGCTCCGAGCAGCGCGGTCGGGTCGGCGCCGCCGCGTCGCCAGAGCTCGGGATCGACCCGCTCGAACAGGCGGCGGGTGGGCTCGTGCCAGGCCCAGCGGAGGTTGCCCGCGAGCTCGCCGAGCGCCGAGAGCGCGGGCGGGAGGACGGATCGGACGGTGAAGCGGCGGATGGCCTTCACGGCACTCCTCGACTCTCTGCGGACCCCGGCGGACACAGGCGCGGGAGCGCCGGGGCGGTCGCGCGAGCACACCCTACTGGACCGCTCGTCCGCCGCGAGGTGCGGTCGCCGGACGCACGGGACGGACGTCTCCGCCGGCGACGCGGCGACGTCTCCTCCCCCGCGCTCGTGAGAGCGCACTCCGGCGGGTGACACGCACCGTGCGCCGCCGGTCGGCGGGAACGAGGAGGGCGGGCAGCCCCGGAGGGCCGCCCGCCCGTGTCACGAGCCGATGATCAGCGGACCGTGGTGCTCACCGTGTCGGAGTTGCTGCGGATCGACGGGTCGGGCGTCTTCACCGAGAACGTGGTCGCCAGAGCGGTGCCCCGACCTGTGCTCGTGGCCTTGACGGTGATCTTCTCCGTCACGGTCTGCCCGTTGCTCAGGCTCGAGCGCTGGAAGACGACGATGTTCCCGATCCGGGTGTACTTCCCCGTCGCGGACACGAACTGCACGGTCGAGGGCAGGATCACCTTCGAGTAGACCGACGTCGAGGCGGCCGGTCCGGCGTTGGTCGTGACGACCGTGTACGTGGCGGTCCTGCCCTTCACGGCCGAGCCGGGCCCGGAGAGATCCACCCGCAAGTCGGCCTTCGGGGTGGTGGCCCTCTGCGGTGAGACGGTCAGCGTGCTGGTCGCCTGCGCGGTCCCGGCCGAGTTCTCCGCTCGCGCGGTGAAGGTGTAGGTCCCTGCGATGGTCGGGGTGCCGGTGAGGCGCCCGGCGGTGCTCAGGGCGAGTCCCGGAGGCAGCGTGCCCGAGACCACCGAGCGGTGGGAGTAGGGGTGCCGGTGACGGTGTACGTGCAGTCGTACGCGGAGCCGACCATCCCGGCCGCCACTACGCCGGAGATGGCCGGCGCGACGCCGGCGGCGGCGATGGCGATGGCGATGGCGATCGTGTCGCCGACCTGTGCGGTGCCGGCGCCGTTCGCGGCCGAGAGTGTGAACGTGTAGCTCCCCGGAGTGGTCGGCGTGCCGGTGAGGCGCCCGGCCGTGCTCAGGGTGAGACCCGGAGGCAGGGTGCCCGAGGTCACCGACGCGGTCGGGGTCGGGGTTCCGGAGACGGTGTAGGCGAAGTCGTACGCGGAGCCCACGGTCCCGCCAGGAGCATCGCCGGAGACGGCCGGAGCGATGTCCGCGGAGGCGATGGTGACCGAATCGGTGACCTGCGCGGCACCGGCCGCGCTGACGGCCTCGAGGGTGAACACGAACGTGCCGGCGGTGGTCGGCGTGCCGGCGAGGCGCCCGGCCGGGTCGAGGGTGA
The genomic region above belongs to Rathayibacter sp. VKM Ac-2759 and contains:
- the glgP gene encoding alpha-glucan family phosphorylase, producing the protein MKAIRRFTVRSVLPPALSALGELAGNLRWAWHEPTRRLFERVDPELWRRGGADPTALLGAVSPERLAELAGDQGFVDDAWRLRDDLERYRTEPRWYQSLPESAPRAIAYFSPEFGIAAALPQYSGGLGILAGDHLKASSDLGIPLTGVGLFYRSGYFSQGLTADGWQLESYPSLDPDGLPLRVVRLADGSPARIVLALPDGRALYARVWRAEVGRVTLLLLDTDIPENEDSLRATTDRLYGGGGEHRLLQELLLGIGGVRALELWSEVSGAPLPEVFHTNEGHAGFQGLERISGLIGSGLDFDQALQVVRASTVFTTHTPVPAGIDRFDRGLIEEYFSTELLPGVQVEDVLALGAEDGSDGRFNMAFMGLRLAQRSNGVSKLHGEVSRSMFSPLWPGFDTAEVPIGSVTNGVHAATWTDPVLTALARDRLGTEDTTQADWASGALSDGEIWHARRTMREQLVRDARVRAARSWREQNPGGLTPAWLDDLLDPDVLTIGFARRVPTYKRLTLMLHDPERLRALLTHPEHPIQIVIAGKSHPADEEGKRLIQKLVRFAQEPDVRRRIVFLPDYDIAMAQLLYPGTDVWLNNPLRPLEACGTSGMKAALNGSLNLSILDGWWNEYFDGENGWAIPSSDRALDPEARDTLEADALYELLESEVVPRFYERDHDGVPRRWVRSIRHTLATLSPELSAERMVRQYVDDLYRPAAAAGRAIVVDHFEPAKELSAWKLRVRAGWPGVSVASVESGGIDAVPQRGDRLAVRAGVLLGDLHPEDVTVQVVYGTAAADGSLTDVRLQELEVAESAGAVVPADAVGRVPYAGVVTLDRSGTFGYTVRVVPQHPLLARSSELGLVAAAG
- the mnmA gene encoding tRNA 2-thiouridine(34) synthase MnmA; the encoded protein is MKVLAAMSGGVDSAVAAARAVEAGHEVVGVHLALSRMPGTLRTGSRGCCTIEDSMDAQRAANVLGIPYYVWDFSERFKLDVVDDFVAEYSAGRTPNPCMRCNERIKFAALLEKALDLGFDAVCTGHYASLETGPDGAPELHRASDEAKDQSYVLGVLTAQQLAHSMFPLGSTPSKAIVRAEAARRGLSVASKPDSYDICFIPDGDTRGWLSERVAPEAGSIVDRDGAVVGAHEGAHGYTVGQRRGLHLGVPAPDGRPRFVLEVRPKTNEVVVGPREALRIGEIAGSRFTWAGAAPIDPTTPFRCDVQIRAHADPVPAEAVVSEVDGRVELVITPDSPLDGVAPGQTAVVYLGTRVLGQCTIDRTVAADVVGAVR
- the glgX gene encoding glycogen debranching protein GlgX, yielding MISRDPLARLGVTVDAEGGELRIWSAHASAIDLLLYDEKDPTWVARTVPLERDAECVWSARSPLLTPGRRYAVRVDGPAGHRFDPRTALLEPYSRGLHRVAENEWRSVVVDDSFDWGASEKPRTPLDRTVVYEAHVKGLTKLNPVLPPELRGTYAGLAHESTLASLLDLGVTAVELLPVHAFVSEQRLLRQGLTNYWGYNTLNFFSPHAAYASPTAQRGGPTAVLREFKGMVKLLHEAGLEVILDVVYNHTAEEGPNGPRSSLRGIDDRSYYRQSDEGHYIDVTGCGNTIDFGNPVAQRLVLDSLRYWSGEVGIDGFRLDLAATLGRDEIAHFRTDHPLLTAAVEDPALADVKMIAEPWDVGMGGWQTGNFPVGWSEWNDRYRDRVRNFWLSDIDYSRRAGTAPVGVGGFATRLSGSSNTFSLERGPLASVNFVTAHDGFTLADLVSYNVKHNIGNGESNRDGADNNRSFNHGFEGPSADEGVTLARRKAMRNLLGTLLLSAGVPMITAGDEFGRSQRGNNNAYCQDSDLTWLRWEGLGDWQEHLREHTRTLLRLRREHPALRPSRYGRGGAVTPGASSMRWFDAHGHGMSDHDWTSAENRTLQYLASSTPEFEEFDRILLVVHGVEHETSVVLAESDGVTGYTRLWNSEEAVPLGHGESFEPGQVIRVAGTSIQLFAAHGEPTAAETVDGS
- a CDS encoding DUF11 domain-containing protein, which translates into the protein MVSGTLPPGLALSTAGRLTGTPTIAGTYTFTARAENSAGTAQATSTLTVSPQRATTPKADLRVDLSGPGSAVKGRTATYTVVTTNAGPAASTSVYSKVILPSTVQFVSATGKYTRIGNIVVFQRSSLSNGQTVTEKITVKATSTGRGTALATTFSVKTPDPSIRSNSDTVSTTVR
- a CDS encoding cysteine desulfurase family protein, with translation MRLTVVRGEGHLRAQDAGRRAAVIYLDHAATTPLRACALAAFAEASAHPGNPSSVHGSGQEARRRLEDARAGIAAALGCEPIEVVLTAGGTEAINLALKGLYWQRVAEDPARTRILVPGGEHHATIDSVEWLAAHEGAQLEWLPLDDEGTLRPEALAEAIARDPDSVALVSALWVNNEIGTVAPVVELAAVCAGAGVPLHLDAVAALGHVPLEIGAARRASSSRAGSGLVAVSVSGHKVGGPIATGALFLARDARVVPVLHGGGQQRSVRSGTQDVPGAAAFAAAVTEAVDEMAREAPRLAALRDRLVAGVLDAVPGATLTGPAVDSGRRVANNAHLAFPGAQGDSLLFLLDMAGFSVSTGSACTAGIPEPSHVVLALGRSQDEARGVLRMTLGRTTSEADVDAFVAAVPEAYARAARAGLSNRAV
- the ybaK gene encoding Cys-tRNA(Pro) deacylase, translating into MSSARQGPGTPATVALTAAGIPFVAREYRHDPAAASYGGEAAEALGVEPERIFKTLLVDVDGELVVGIVPVTGSLGLKELASAVGGKRAAMADPALAQRRTGYVLGGISPVGQKTRHRTVLDETAELFDTVLVSGGRRGFDIELSPADLVAATGAILADIAR